One Bacteroidota bacterium DNA window includes the following coding sequences:
- a CDS encoding carboxypeptidase regulatory-like domain-containing protein translates to MKTQLLRFALFLPAFLFSIALAAQADGSGTIKATVLDENSQALPGAVVRIVGTNIGGTADMDGIVFLRAVSAGTYDVEARMVGYKSYTKRSVMVSAGQTAYITYPMQIKTCDTCKVAEVVDTYIKGPVDPSYSTLTNITADQVKHMAVERGNINDMVTNVCSSCSQTQSGQLVMRGSRPGQSQLFVDGEKIYGSASVPGLAVGQVTVLSGGIPAEYGDLSGGAVIITTKNYVSGWLDKQNMYQAAADEAAEKQKAEDAKRGKTQTGDVIIEQAPADSTQAQPQQPQSSESTPAQLPQTPPQAPAAAPALNNDPR, encoded by the coding sequence ATGAAAACGCAACTTCTCCGTTTTGCCCTGTTTCTTCCGGCTTTCCTTTTCAGTATAGCCCTTGCCGCACAGGCCGATGGTTCGGGCACCATCAAAGCTACTGTTCTCGACGAAAATAGTCAGGCCCTGCCCGGTGCAGTGGTACGCATAGTGGGCACCAACATTGGCGGCACTGCCGATATGGATGGTATTGTGTTCCTCCGCGCCGTATCAGCCGGCACGTATGATGTAGAGGCCCGCATGGTGGGCTATAAATCATATACTAAACGCAGTGTAATGGTGAGCGCCGGACAAACGGCCTACATCACCTATCCGATGCAAATTAAAACCTGTGATACGTGTAAGGTGGCAGAAGTAGTGGATACCTATATTAAAGGACCGGTTGACCCTTCTTATTCTACACTCACCAATATCACTGCCGATCAGGTAAAACACATGGCTGTAGAACGTGGTAACATAAACGATATGGTTACAAACGTATGCTCTTCCTGCAGCCAGACTCAATCAGGCCAGCTTGTTATGCGCGGCTCACGTCCCGGCCAGTCGCAGTTGTTTGTGGATGGCGAAAAGATATATGGCAGCGCATCGGTTCCGGGGCTGGCTGTTGGACAGGTAACCGTGCTTTCGGGCGGTATTCCTGCCGAGTATGGCGACCTCTCGGGCGGCGCGGTAATCATTACCACCAAAAACTATGTAAGCGGCTGGCTCGATAAACAAAACATGTATCAGGCTGCTGCTGATGAAGCCGCCGAAAAGCAGAAAGCCGAAGATGCCAAGCGCGGCAAAACCCAAACCGGCGATGTAATTATTGAACAAGCCCCGGCCGACAGCACACAGGCACAACCTCAACAGCCGCAAAGCAGCGAAAGCACCCCGGCTCAGCTGCCGCAAACCCCGCCTCAGGCTCCTGCTGCTGCACCGGCACTCAATAATGATCCCCGTTAA
- a CDS encoding nucleotidyl transferase AbiEii/AbiGii toxin family protein, giving the protein MIPRAYITEWSEFVPWQTNEQIEQDLVICRSLIELFTDDFLFDSLAFRGGTALHKLYIKPQPRYSEDIDLVQIKPEPIKKTVQRIQKQLSFLGKSSVEQKANNTTLKFRFESEFPPVQQLRLKVETNCREHFTVYGHQQIPFIVNSSWFSGSCNIKTYSIEELLGTKLRALYQRRKGRDLFDLYRAIVNYPELDYDKIIYCYRMYMKHSVDTPPTGKMVIKNIEQKMLDDEFLGDTQALLRPDEEYNATKAFEVVNEKILRKLLEK; this is encoded by the coding sequence ATGATTCCGAGAGCATATATAACAGAATGGTCGGAGTTTGTACCGTGGCAAACAAACGAACAGATTGAACAGGATTTAGTGATTTGCAGATCACTTATTGAATTATTTACGGATGACTTTTTATTTGACTCTCTGGCGTTCAGAGGCGGAACAGCTTTACATAAGCTATACATCAAACCACAGCCCAGGTATTCGGAAGACATTGATCTGGTGCAGATCAAACCGGAACCGATTAAAAAAACTGTTCAACGAATTCAAAAACAACTTTCGTTCCTGGGCAAATCATCGGTAGAACAAAAGGCAAATAATACCACTCTTAAATTCCGTTTTGAATCTGAGTTCCCGCCTGTGCAGCAATTACGTTTAAAGGTAGAAACAAACTGCCGTGAGCATTTTACTGTGTATGGCCATCAACAGATACCATTTATTGTTAATTCATCGTGGTTTAGTGGATCATGCAATATTAAAACCTACTCAATTGAGGAATTGCTGGGCACAAAACTAAGAGCATTATATCAACGTCGAAAAGGCCGGGATTTGTTTGACTTGTATCGGGCAATTGTAAATTATCCGGAGCTGGATTATGATAAAATAATCTATTGCTACAGAATGTATATGAAGCATTCTGTTGACACACCTCCTACAGGAAAAATGGTAATAAAGAATATCGAACAGAAAATGCTGGATGACGAATTTCTGGGCGATACTCAAGCCCTGCTCAGACCCGACGAAGAATATAATGCCACTAAGGCTTTCGAAGTTGTGAATGAGAAAATACTGAGGAAATTACTTGAGAAATGA
- a CDS encoding PD40 domain-containing protein produces MHRFLLPVLFCLLPFMAEAQFYNGSQTDFGKNRLQFQDFKWNYLRFPKYDVYYNTGGKEMAIYVARTAKNHLADIERFFDYPLESRIEFVVYNKQEDFKQSNAGYTNDDNANVGGTTRLAGTKVFLYYEGDHLRLEEQIRAGIAEIILNQMMYGGNARDMIKNSTLLSLPEWYTKGLISYVAQGWNTDIDSRVRDGILTGRFRKFNHLTGEDARLAGHSIWYYISEKYSPGVIPNILYMTRVSRNVESAMLFVIGTSVKVLAIEWQGYFRERYLSEDTTRTLPGGLKPVARPKAAYHYSQARISPDGKQICYVTNELGQTKLWLQDLQSGKRKRLLKLGHKIDRINDYSYPLVSWHPGSKLLSWIYEKAGETFLVIYEPETGDIIEKPIYSFIKIIDFSYSPDGTQFVMSAVQNGQTDIFLYTISGGAITPLTKDVYDDLNPRFVDGGRSIVFSSNRVSDSLTASVKGREVIQLHTYDLFLYNVKTRSPLLRRITNTPGVSETQPMAWDDTHFTYLSDQNGVRNRFVGYFDSAIAFVDTVAHYRYFARAVPVTNYQYSIVAHDVAPASGQYAEIVFHSGRWHVYTQQLKSFTELSPQKLRNTIHRDRVIEIARIDAEIDSIAKANPPKPLIPQQKMQMLEPAPTPRSDSSFIDINNYTFGNKPVPKTVKDSVPQTATPATDSVPKSTPDPFLLPIVRNYYVQYSIEYLTAQLDNSFLNIGYQRFTGGNSPVYLNPGFTGLFKIGLTDLLEDRKLTGGVRLSASLQNNEYLLMYEDRTRRLDKTWILHRQAFQRVNGTGGSSKILTQEARYGVKWPISEVASVRGLAGYRNDRRVVQSVDNSSLNARNTYFNAANLKVEFVYDNTIKRGLNLYNGMRFKVFAETFQGLDSLWGANKKSNRWFKNDLYAVGVDFRYYLRIHREFILATRISGATSFGREKLVYYMGGVDNWLFPKFDQSVRVSPDENYAYQTLATPMRGFQQNIRNGHSFALINAELRMPIFRYLLNRPLRSDFINNFQIIGFGDLGTAWTGKSPYDPSNSLNTTYIGAPGNPIVVVLQNHKEPLVGGFGWGLRSRIWGYFVRFDVAWGVEDRLILPRQMYLSFSLDF; encoded by the coding sequence ATGCATCGTTTTCTGTTGCCGGTTTTGTTTTGTTTACTTCCGTTTATGGCGGAAGCTCAGTTTTACAATGGTTCGCAAACTGATTTCGGAAAAAACCGGTTGCAGTTTCAGGACTTTAAGTGGAATTACCTGCGCTTCCCGAAATACGATGTGTATTATAACACAGGCGGCAAGGAAATGGCTATTTATGTGGCGCGCACGGCAAAAAATCACCTGGCCGATATTGAACGTTTTTTCGACTATCCGCTCGAAAGCCGCATTGAATTTGTGGTGTACAACAAGCAGGAAGATTTTAAGCAAAGCAATGCGGGGTACACCAACGACGATAATGCCAATGTGGGTGGCACCACGCGGCTGGCCGGCACCAAAGTGTTTTTGTACTACGAAGGTGATCATTTAAGGCTTGAAGAACAGATTCGTGCAGGCATTGCCGAGATTATTCTTAATCAGATGATGTATGGCGGCAATGCCCGCGACATGATTAAGAATTCCACACTGCTTTCGCTGCCTGAGTGGTACACCAAAGGTTTGATTTCTTATGTGGCGCAGGGATGGAATACCGATATCGACAGCCGCGTGCGTGATGGTATTCTCACAGGCCGTTTCCGCAAGTTCAATCACCTCACCGGCGAAGACGCCCGGCTGGCGGGACATTCTATCTGGTATTACATTTCCGAAAAATACAGCCCCGGTGTTATTCCGAATATTCTGTACATGACCCGCGTGAGCCGCAACGTGGAAAGTGCCATGCTCTTTGTAATCGGCACCAGCGTGAAAGTGCTGGCCATTGAATGGCAGGGGTATTTTCGCGAACGTTACCTGAGTGAAGATACTACGCGTACACTTCCGGGCGGATTAAAACCTGTTGCCAGGCCTAAAGCAGCCTATCATTACAGTCAGGCACGCATCAGTCCCGACGGAAAGCAAATTTGCTATGTCACCAACGAACTCGGTCAAACAAAACTCTGGCTGCAGGATCTGCAAAGCGGCAAACGTAAACGCCTGCTCAAGCTCGGACACAAAATTGATCGGATTAACGACTATTCCTATCCGCTGGTAAGCTGGCATCCCGGCAGTAAATTGCTTTCGTGGATTTATGAAAAAGCAGGCGAAACATTTCTTGTAATCTACGAACCCGAAACCGGCGATATTATTGAAAAGCCGATTTACAGTTTTATAAAGATTATCGACTTCAGTTACTCGCCAGACGGGACGCAGTTTGTCATGTCGGCCGTACAGAATGGTCAAACTGATATTTTTCTTTATACCATTTCGGGCGGAGCCATTACACCGCTGACAAAAGATGTGTACGATGATCTGAATCCGCGTTTTGTGGATGGCGGACGAAGTATTGTGTTCAGTTCGAACCGGGTGTCGGATTCGCTCACGGCATCGGTGAAAGGCCGTGAAGTTATACAGTTGCATACGTACGATTTGTTTTTGTACAATGTAAAAACGCGGTCGCCATTGTTGCGTCGTATTACCAACACGCCCGGTGTGAGTGAAACACAGCCTATGGCGTGGGACGATACCCATTTTACTTACCTGAGTGATCAGAATGGTGTGCGCAACCGGTTTGTCGGTTATTTCGACAGCGCCATTGCCTTTGTAGATACCGTTGCACATTACCGTTACTTTGCGCGTGCAGTGCCCGTTACCAATTATCAGTATTCGATTGTTGCGCATGATGTGGCACCGGCCTCAGGGCAGTATGCCGAAATTGTGTTTCATTCCGGACGATGGCATGTTTACACGCAGCAGCTTAAAAGCTTTACCGAACTTTCGCCGCAAAAACTGCGCAACACCATTCACCGCGACCGTGTAATTGAGATTGCCCGCATTGATGCCGAAATTGACTCCATAGCCAAAGCCAATCCACCCAAACCGCTTATTCCCCAGCAGAAAATGCAAATGCTGGAACCCGCTCCAACTCCCCGTTCCGATTCTTCTTTCATCGATATAAACAACTACACCTTTGGCAACAAACCGGTGCCAAAAACAGTAAAAGATTCTGTACCGCAAACTGCCACACCTGCAACAGATTCCGTTCCTAAATCAACTCCGGATCCGTTTCTGCTTCCCATCGTGCGTAACTACTACGTGCAATATTCGATTGAATATTTAACGGCACAACTCGATAACAGTTTCCTCAACATCGGCTATCAGCGTTTCACCGGCGGTAACTCGCCTGTGTATCTTAATCCTGGTTTTACCGGTTTGTTTAAAATCGGCCTCACGGATTTGCTCGAAGATCGTAAACTCACCGGTGGCGTACGTTTATCAGCCAGTTTGCAAAACAACGAATACCTGCTGATGTACGAAGACCGCACCCGGCGTTTAGACAAAACATGGATTTTGCACCGGCAGGCATTTCAGCGTGTGAATGGAACCGGTGGTTCTTCGAAAATTCTCACGCAAGAAGCGCGTTATGGAGTGAAATGGCCCATCAGCGAGGTGGCGTCCGTTCGCGGTCTGGCCGGCTACCGCAACGACCGCCGCGTGGTGCAGTCTGTTGATAATTCGTCACTCAATGCGCGCAATACGTATTTCAATGCAGCGAATTTAAAAGTGGAGTTTGTGTATGATAATACTATCAAACGCGGACTGAATCTATACAACGGAATGCGATTTAAAGTGTTTGCCGAAACCTTTCAGGGTCTCGATAGTCTTTGGGGAGCAAACAAAAAATCAAACCGATGGTTTAAGAATGATCTGTATGCTGTGGGTGTTGATTTCAGGTATTACCTGCGCATACACCGCGAGTTTATTCTTGCCACACGGATTTCGGGCGCTACTTCTTTCGGACGTGAAAAGCTGGTGTATTACATGGGCGGCGTAGATAACTGGCTGTTTCCGAAATTCGATCAGAGTGTGCGGGTGAGTCCTGATGAAAATTATGCCTATCAGACACTGGCCACACCCATGCGCGGCTTTCAGCAAAATATACGTAATGGGCACAGCTTTGCATTAATCAATGCCGAATTGCGCATGCCTATTTTCCGATACCTGCTTAACCGTCCGCTGCGCAGCGACTTTATCAATAATTTTCAGATCATCGGCTTCGGCGATCTGGGCACGGCATGGACGGGCAAGAGTCCGTATGATCCGAGCAATTCGTTAAACACGACTTACATTGGTGCCCCTGGCAACCCCATTGTGGTTGTGCTTCAGAATCATAAGGAGCCGCTGGTTGGCGGGTTCGGCTGGGGATTACGCAGCCGCATCTGGGGATATTTTGTACGGTTTGATGTGGCCTGGGGCGTGGAAGACCGTTTGATATTGCCGCGCCAGATGTACCTCTCTTTCAGCCTCGATTTTTAA
- a CDS encoding type IV toxin-antitoxin system AbiEi family antitoxin, giving the protein MGTLRKNAVENWITEQLAKGRYSFTLDQLRKAFNGHSQTAIKFALVRLTEKGRILSFHRGFYIIIAPQYKSKKILPPSMFVDELMKSLNRQYYVSLLSAAAYHGAAHQQPQEFFVTTTLPALRRTTKNGLRINYIGKKQISSGMYVKLKTETGYMNVSTPVQTALDLIHYSTSIGGINRASAIILELADLFKVSLFTVRLIKSQPVSSIQRLGYLLENVLDKPRLANALYRSLMKSRKRFYRIPLKGSGKVKGYRSGNRWRIIVNINIEI; this is encoded by the coding sequence ATGGGGACTCTTCGAAAAAACGCAGTTGAGAACTGGATAACGGAACAACTTGCGAAAGGGAGATATAGTTTTACGCTTGATCAGCTGAGAAAAGCGTTTAACGGACATTCTCAAACAGCGATCAAGTTTGCACTTGTCAGACTCACGGAAAAAGGACGTATTCTGTCTTTTCATAGAGGTTTCTACATAATCATTGCACCTCAGTATAAGTCAAAAAAAATACTCCCCCCATCAATGTTTGTTGATGAGCTGATGAAGTCTCTGAATCGCCAATATTATGTAAGTCTTCTCAGCGCCGCTGCATATCATGGAGCGGCTCACCAGCAACCGCAAGAATTTTTTGTAACTACTACTCTTCCCGCCTTAAGACGAACTACTAAAAACGGACTGCGAATTAATTATATCGGCAAAAAACAAATATCAAGCGGGATGTACGTAAAACTAAAAACGGAAACCGGTTATATGAATGTCTCCACACCAGTACAAACAGCCTTGGATTTAATTCACTATTCCACGAGTATTGGGGGGATAAACAGAGCTTCTGCAATAATTCTTGAACTGGCAGATCTGTTCAAAGTAAGCTTGTTTACGGTCAGGCTAATCAAAAGCCAGCCTGTTTCATCTATCCAGCGACTGGGTTATTTACTGGAAAATGTACTGGATAAGCCACGTCTTGCCAATGCATTATATCGCTCGCTTATGAAAAGCAGAAAACGCTTTTATCGGATTCCGCTCAAAGGATCGGGAAAAGTAAAAGGATACCGCTCAGGCAACAGATGGAGAATAATTGTTAATATAAATATTGAAATATAA
- a CDS encoding glycosyltransferase family 39 protein — MQETPPSHNTPSRFALKPAAAHLLFALCCVIFVVAKLPYLQLPYYWDEAWVYAPAIHEMTAAGPSLAPDAIPAELTRGHPLLFHFFGSLWAGIFGLSELSLHSYALSISLLLLWSVYRILSRWFNLTAGLLGVLLLCVQPLFFAQSALVLPEVMLSMWLLLALDAYARQKWWQYALFAAAAVLTKETAVALFAALSLHRFLCLLKQRNELKKHLQILLKINSPALVFIAFLLWQKAVRGWMFFPYHLELMHLKFFFIKHQFLQYTNFIFIYQGRNIFVAVLAIAAALGYSGKFSLQPASKKLLAAFGLFALVFLLLSIINFYSGRYVLVLIVLLVITVAAFISSFSIPRWVLWLCFLVLPVPSLVNLITYAGKDDSERGYADAVLVMQQASHWLTLPEHRTPVLYAPFLIKNALTDPRQGYVDAASVRANVTSDRTTADYIALSSFETGDEMELLLKDTANFRVLETFEKNNVKLIIAAPVKK, encoded by the coding sequence ATGCAGGAAACACCGCCGTCACACAACACACCAAGCCGGTTTGCATTGAAACCGGCTGCTGCGCATTTACTGTTTGCGCTATGCTGCGTGATATTCGTGGTGGCAAAACTGCCTTACCTGCAGTTGCCCTATTACTGGGATGAAGCCTGGGTGTATGCGCCGGCCATTCACGAAATGACGGCGGCCGGGCCTTCACTTGCACCCGATGCTATTCCGGCCGAACTTACGCGCGGACATCCGTTGCTGTTTCATTTTTTCGGCAGTCTCTGGGCGGGTATTTTCGGACTTTCGGAACTATCGCTGCATAGTTATGCGCTGAGTATTTCATTGCTGCTTTTGTGGAGTGTGTACCGCATACTCAGCCGCTGGTTTAACCTTACGGCCGGGCTGCTGGGTGTGCTGCTGCTGTGCGTGCAGCCCTTGTTTTTTGCACAATCGGCACTTGTGCTGCCTGAAGTTATGCTCTCGATGTGGCTGCTGCTTGCGCTTGATGCCTATGCACGGCAAAAATGGTGGCAGTATGCCCTGTTTGCGGCTGCCGCTGTACTCACCAAAGAAACTGCAGTAGCACTGTTTGCCGCGCTTTCGCTACATCGCTTTCTTTGTTTACTCAAACAACGAAACGAATTGAAAAAGCATTTGCAGATACTGCTTAAAATAAACAGTCCTGCACTTGTGTTTATTGCTTTTCTCCTCTGGCAGAAAGCGGTGCGCGGGTGGATGTTCTTTCCCTACCATCTCGAACTGATGCACCTGAAATTCTTTTTCATCAAGCATCAGTTTCTTCAATACACCAACTTCATTTTCATTTATCAGGGAAGAAACATTTTTGTAGCTGTGCTTGCCATCGCTGCTGCGCTGGGTTATTCCGGAAAATTTTCCCTTCAGCCGGCATCCAAAAAACTGCTTGCCGCATTTGGTCTTTTTGCATTGGTTTTTCTGCTGCTGAGTATAATTAATTTTTACTCCGGACGCTATGTGCTGGTGCTGATTGTATTGCTTGTAATCACCGTAGCAGCATTCATTTCATCGTTTAGCATACCCCGGTGGGTACTCTGGCTTTGTTTTCTTGTATTGCCGGTTCCCTCGCTTGTGAATCTCATCACCTATGCCGGCAAAGACGACAGCGAGCGAGGGTATGCCGATGCGGTACTGGTCATGCAGCAGGCCAGCCACTGGCTCACTTTGCCCGAACACCGCACACCTGTTTTATATGCCCCGTTTCTGATAAAAAATGCCTTGACAGACCCGAGGCAAGGCTATGTAGATGCCGCCTCAGTGCGTGCGAATGTGACAAGCGACAGAACCACTGCCGACTACATTGCATTAAGCAGTTTTGAAACCGGCGACGAAATGGAACTGCTGTTGAAAGACACGGCAAACTTCCGGGTGCTCGAAACATTTGAAAAAAACAACGTGAAGCTGATTATTGCTGCCCCCGTAAAAAAGTAA
- a CDS encoding amidohydrolase yields MNRQELKQAVQDASKALLPKLTVMRRHLHAHPELSFQEHATAAFVEEQLAAMGIPYLRLSGTGVVALIEGIHPHKNVVALRGDMDALPIQEANTTEYRSTVPGVMHACGHDVHTTCLLGAAHILQQLRNSFSGTVKLIFQPGEELLPGGASLMIRDGVLDAPKPQAIFAQHVFPSLPAGKVGFRSGMYMASTDELYMTVSGKGGHAAMPAEYVNPLLIASAVLLKLQEQFMNDATRLPQTHETPTVLAFGKIEGKGATNVIPAEVKLEGTFRTMNESWRKEAHALMQQLAADTAQQMGGRCELRIEHGYPFLVNDETLTGRARAAAEEYLGKENVTELSLRMTAEDFAFFSQQMPACFYRLGTASPDGRFTHGVHHPNFDIDEAALETGAGLLSWLVLEELMALAG; encoded by the coding sequence ATGAACAGGCAGGAATTAAAACAGGCCGTGCAGGATGCATCAAAAGCACTCCTGCCTAAACTTACAGTAATGCGTCGTCATTTGCATGCACACCCTGAGCTTTCGTTTCAGGAGCACGCCACGGCCGCATTTGTGGAAGAACAGCTTGCGGCTATGGGCATTCCTTACTTGCGCCTTTCAGGCACAGGCGTGGTGGCACTGATTGAAGGTATTCATCCGCATAAAAATGTGGTCGCTTTGCGAGGCGATATGGACGCGCTGCCTATTCAGGAGGCAAATACCACGGAATATCGTTCAACTGTGCCGGGTGTGATGCACGCCTGCGGGCACGATGTGCATACTACCTGCCTGCTGGGCGCAGCGCATATTTTGCAGCAGTTGCGAAATTCATTCAGCGGCACGGTAAAACTTATTTTCCAGCCCGGCGAAGAACTTCTGCCCGGCGGCGCATCGCTAATGATCCGCGATGGTGTGCTGGATGCACCCAAGCCGCAGGCCATCTTTGCGCAGCATGTGTTTCCCTCGCTGCCTGCGGGCAAAGTAGGTTTCCGCAGCGGCATGTACATGGCTTCTACCGATGAACTTTATATGACAGTAAGCGGCAAAGGAGGTCATGCCGCCATGCCGGCCGAGTATGTAAATCCGCTGCTCATTGCTTCGGCCGTACTGCTTAAACTGCAGGAACAGTTTATGAATGATGCCACCCGTTTGCCGCAAACACATGAAACACCGACCGTGCTGGCCTTTGGTAAAATAGAAGGCAAAGGCGCCACCAATGTCATTCCCGCCGAAGTAAAACTCGAAGGCACATTCCGCACCATGAACGAAAGCTGGCGTAAAGAAGCACATGCACTCATGCAACAGCTTGCAGCCGATACCGCACAGCAAATGGGTGGCCGTTGCGAACTGCGCATTGAACACGGCTATCCGTTTCTGGTAAACGACGAAACGCTTACCGGCCGCGCCCGTGCAGCTGCAGAAGAATATCTCGGCAAAGAAAATGTAACCGAACTCAGCCTGCGTATGACGGCAGAAGACTTTGCCTTTTTCTCGCAGCAAATGCCCGCCTGCTTTTATCGCCTCGGCACCGCCTCACCCGACGGACGTTTTACACACGGCGTGCATCATCCCAATTTCGACATTGATGAAGCCGCCCTCGAAACCGGCGCAGGATTATTGAGCTGGCTGGTACTTGAAGAGTTGATGGCTTTAGCCGGTTGA
- a CDS encoding MBL fold metallo-hydrolase: MLQLNTFVFNPFYENTYLLFDDTSECIIIDPGCFNADEQQELADFIEKNNLKPVRLINTHCHLDHVLGNHFVSSRWNLGLEIPVNEQSVLDRYELSCQLYGVPGDLQPPVAKHIEAHEHISFGNTTLEIIFAPGHSPGHFCYYHAPSATLIGGDVLFRESVGRTDLPGGNTAQLMQSIREKLFVLPENTTVYPGHGPYTTIGHEKIHNPFAGKKAGY, from the coding sequence ATGCTGCAGCTTAACACATTTGTCTTCAACCCGTTTTACGAAAACACCTATTTACTGTTCGACGATACTTCGGAGTGTATCATTATTGATCCGGGGTGTTTTAATGCTGATGAACAACAGGAACTGGCTGATTTTATTGAGAAAAACAACCTGAAGCCGGTACGGCTCATCAACACACACTGCCACCTCGATCATGTGCTGGGGAATCATTTTGTAAGCAGCCGCTGGAATCTCGGCCTGGAAATTCCGGTAAACGAGCAAAGTGTGCTTGACCGCTACGAACTCAGCTGTCAGCTATACGGTGTGCCGGGCGATTTACAGCCGCCGGTGGCAAAACATATTGAAGCACATGAGCACATTTCATTTGGCAATACCACGCTGGAAATCATTTTCGCACCGGGGCATTCGCCGGGACATTTCTGCTATTATCATGCGCCTTCAGCCACACTCATAGGTGGCGACGTACTTTTCCGCGAAAGCGTGGGGCGCACAGATTTGCCAGGTGGCAATACCGCACAACTCATGCAAAGCATACGCGAAAAACTTTTCGTGCTGCCCGAAAATACCACGGTGTATCCGGGGCACGGCCCGTACACCACTATCGGACACGAAAAAATACACAATCCCTTTGCCGGGAAGAAAGCAGGCTACTGA